From the Roseibium salinum genome, one window contains:
- a CDS encoding DUF2189 domain-containing protein — translation MSENNSAPMGAPGSEGLRPMPQVNRITVNDVIDALAAGLSDFRRAPVYGLAIGAFFAAGGLFVVLSAAALNMSYLSYPAAAGFVLIGPFAAVGLYEVSRRLETGEALSWPKLFATMWAQKSRELSWMAFVVLFIQIMWMYQVRLLLALFLGFRSFASFDEFLTEVVSTPEGMMFLAVGHLAGAVLSLILFSLTVVSFPLLLEEDRDFITAMITSVRAVVTSPLPMIGWAFVVTAVLILSMIPAFIGLIVTLPILGHTTWHLYRKCVTVPEA, via the coding sequence ATGAGCGAGAACAATTCGGCCCCGATGGGCGCACCGGGCAGCGAGGGGCTGCGCCCCATGCCGCAGGTCAACAGGATCACCGTCAACGACGTCATCGATGCGCTTGCGGCCGGCCTTTCCGACTTTCGCAGGGCTCCGGTCTACGGGTTGGCCATCGGGGCCTTCTTCGCCGCCGGCGGCTTGTTCGTGGTGCTCAGCGCCGCCGCACTCAACATGAGCTACCTCTCCTATCCGGCCGCGGCGGGTTTCGTTCTGATCGGTCCCTTCGCCGCGGTCGGCCTTTACGAGGTCAGCCGTCGGCTGGAGACGGGCGAAGCGCTTTCCTGGCCGAAGCTGTTCGCAACCATGTGGGCGCAGAAGAGCCGCGAACTTTCCTGGATGGCCTTCGTGGTGCTGTTCATCCAGATCATGTGGATGTATCAGGTCCGCCTGCTGCTGGCCCTGTTCCTCGGCTTCCGCTCCTTTGCCTCGTTTGACGAATTCCTGACGGAGGTCGTCTCCACGCCGGAAGGCATGATGTTCCTGGCGGTCGGCCACCTGGCCGGCGCGGTCCTGTCGCTGATCCTGTTTTCGCTGACCGTCGTCTCCTTCCCCCTGCTTCTGGAGGAGGACCGGGACTTCATCACCGCGATGATCACCAGCGTGCGCGCCGTCGTGACCTCGCCGCTCCCGATGATCGGCTGGGCCTTCGTGGTAACCGCCGTCCTGATACTGTCGATGATCCCGGCCTTTATCGGCCTGATCGTCACGCTGCCCATCCTGGGCCACACGACCTGGCATCTCTACCGCAAATGCGTGACGGTGCCGGAGGCTTAG
- the truA gene encoding tRNA pseudouridine(38-40) synthase TruA — protein sequence MPRYKLTVEYDGRPFCGWQRQANGPSVQAVIERAVKAFSGEEVTIGGAGRTDTGVHATGQVCHIDLSRSWPVKTVIGALNFHCQPDPVVILDCAEMHEGFDARFSAIRRSYRYRIQNRVPPLTHERGLAWHVKPDLDAEAMHAAAQEFVGHHDFTTFRHSRCQARSPEKTLEHFSVRREGEFVIAECSSRSFLHNQVRSMVGTLRLVGEGKWRPGDITAALAARDRNACGPVAPADGLYLTRVDYRSAEADIALRADWQARKAAMEAADDAEA from the coding sequence ATGCCGCGATACAAACTGACGGTGGAATATGACGGCCGGCCGTTCTGCGGCTGGCAGCGCCAGGCCAACGGTCCGTCCGTACAGGCGGTGATCGAGCGCGCCGTAAAGGCGTTTTCCGGTGAAGAGGTGACGATCGGCGGCGCCGGGCGCACCGATACCGGCGTCCATGCGACGGGTCAGGTTTGCCACATCGATCTCTCAAGGTCCTGGCCGGTGAAAACCGTCATCGGCGCCCTGAATTTCCATTGCCAGCCGGATCCGGTCGTCATCCTGGACTGCGCGGAAATGCATGAAGGCTTCGACGCCCGCTTTTCGGCCATCCGCCGGTCCTACCGCTACCGCATTCAAAACCGCGTGCCGCCGCTCACCCATGAGCGCGGGCTCGCCTGGCACGTCAAACCGGACCTGGACGCCGAGGCAATGCACGCGGCGGCCCAGGAATTCGTCGGCCACCACGACTTCACCACCTTCCGCCATTCGCGCTGCCAGGCCAGGAGCCCGGAAAAGACGCTCGAGCATTTTTCGGTCCGCCGGGAAGGCGAATTCGTCATTGCCGAATGTTCCTCGCGCTCGTTCCTGCACAATCAGGTCCGCTCGATGGTCGGCACGCTAAGGCTGGTGGGCGAGGGCAAATGGCGGCCGGGAGACATAACCGCCGCGCTCGCCGCCAGGGACCGCAACGCCTGCGGTCCGGTCGCACCGGCCGACGGCCTATATCTCACGCGCGTGGATTACAGGTCGGCGGAAGCGGACATTGCCCTGCGCGCGGACTGGCAGGCCCGCAAGGCGGCGATGGAAGCCGCGGACGACGCCGAGGCTTAG
- a CDS encoding GNAT family N-acetyltransferase → MTTAAEASNLTIRDVTSKDEAAVRDLLTAAFPSDMEARLVHTLRHCGALVLEQVAEDGEGRVVGHVAYSRVTPAAIGPGHSVHVSCLAPVSVWPDMQKTGIGSVLIESSLEKLKAQGEDLVLVLGPPTYYPRFGFDAALARKVQGPYAGDAFMALALTDAGERNLPIEVAFATPFEEFE, encoded by the coding sequence ATGACCACTGCGGCCGAGGCCTCAAATCTGACCATTCGCGATGTCACCTCGAAGGACGAGGCCGCCGTGCGCGACCTTCTGACGGCCGCGTTTCCGTCCGATATGGAAGCGCGTCTGGTCCATACGCTGCGCCATTGCGGGGCTTTGGTGCTGGAACAGGTCGCGGAGGACGGGGAAGGCAGGGTTGTCGGTCATGTCGCCTACAGCCGGGTAACGCCGGCGGCGATCGGCCCGGGCCATTCGGTGCACGTCAGTTGCCTGGCACCGGTTTCCGTCTGGCCGGATATGCAGAAAACCGGGATCGGCTCCGTCCTGATCGAATCCTCCCTGGAAAAGCTCAAGGCGCAAGGCGAGGATCTGGTGCTCGTGCTCGGGCCGCCGACCTATTACCCGCGTTTCGGCTTTGATGCGGCCCTTGCGCGGAAGGTCCAGGGTCCGTATGCGGGGGATGCGTTCATGGCGCTCGCCCTGACGGATGCCGGCGAACGCAATCTGCCGATCGAAGTGGCCTTTGCCACCCCGTTTGAAGAATTCGAATAG
- the fmt gene encoding methionyl-tRNA formyltransferase: MSLRVVFMGTPEFSVPTLMEIVGQGHEVVACYSQPPRPAGRGMDLKKSPVHEAAESFGIPVFTPKSLKGEEDQAQFAALNADVAVVVAYGLLLPRAILKAPVHGCLNLHASVLPRWRGAAPINRAIMAGDKETAVQVMRMEEGLDTGPVCMSETVPIGENMTAGELHDQLSGLGGDLMVRALAALSRGALMQQPQPEEGVTYATKLSKEETRIDWTQSSDEVHNHIRGLSPFPGAWCEMPLGGKPERVKILRSALAEGTAAPGTVISADAAPVIACGSGAVRLDLVQRAGRKPMSGADFLRGASLSDGVVLD; this comes from the coding sequence ATGTCTCTTCGCGTAGTTTTCATGGGCACCCCGGAGTTTTCGGTGCCGACCCTGATGGAGATCGTCGGTCAGGGCCACGAAGTTGTTGCCTGCTATTCCCAGCCGCCGCGTCCGGCCGGCCGCGGCATGGACTTGAAAAAATCGCCCGTTCATGAAGCCGCCGAATCCTTCGGCATTCCGGTCTTCACGCCCAAGAGCCTCAAGGGTGAGGAAGACCAGGCGCAGTTCGCGGCCCTGAATGCGGATGTGGCGGTCGTGGTCGCCTACGGCCTGCTGCTGCCGAGGGCCATCCTAAAAGCACCGGTTCACGGCTGCCTCAACCTGCATGCCTCCGTGCTGCCGCGCTGGCGCGGTGCGGCGCCCATCAACCGGGCGATCATGGCCGGCGACAAGGAAACGGCGGTTCAGGTGATGCGCATGGAAGAAGGCCTGGATACGGGGCCGGTCTGCATGTCGGAAACCGTCCCCATCGGCGAGAACATGACCGCCGGGGAATTGCACGACCAACTCTCCGGCCTCGGCGGCGACCTGATGGTGCGCGCCCTTGCGGCCCTGTCCCGCGGCGCACTCATGCAGCAGCCGCAGCCGGAGGAGGGCGTCACCTATGCGACCAAGCTGTCCAAGGAGGAAACCCGGATCGACTGGACGCAATCGTCCGACGAGGTTCACAACCACATCCGCGGTCTGTCGCCGTTTCCCGGCGCCTGGTGCGAAATGCCGCTCGGCGGCAAACCGGAACGAGTGAAAATCCTCCGCAGCGCCCTGGCGGAAGGCACGGCCGCCCCCGGTACGGTAATATCAGCCGACGCGGCGCCGGTGATCGCCTGCGGATCCGGCGCCGTCCGTCTCGATCTGGTGCAGCGGGCCGGGAGAAAACCGATGAGCGGCGCCGATTTCCTGCGGGGCGCCTCTCTTTCTGATGGCGTGGTTCTGGACTAG
- a CDS encoding MarC family protein, translating to MDQALFLKIFAALFAIMNPIANLPVFLSLTADKGAGFERKVAFTLLISLTVGAVIIGLTGDTILKIFGISLDAFRLAGGFLILLIALNLISGEKSKAHHGTDKEQEHHAEQENPAIYPLTVPILLGPGSISTMIIFRGQVTGFQQEIAYIAGIAAAIGLLVATFFAAPFLSRFLGQTATSVMSRLMGMILAAIAMEMMAGSLKALLPGLA from the coding sequence GTGGATCAGGCTCTGTTCCTGAAAATTTTTGCCGCCCTGTTTGCCATCATGAATCCGATCGCCAACCTGCCGGTGTTCCTGTCGCTGACGGCGGACAAGGGTGCGGGCTTCGAGCGCAAGGTCGCCTTCACCCTCTTGATCAGCCTGACCGTGGGGGCGGTCATCATCGGCCTGACCGGCGATACCATCCTGAAGATCTTCGGCATCAGCCTCGATGCCTTTCGTCTCGCCGGCGGTTTCCTGATCCTGCTGATCGCGCTGAACCTGATATCGGGGGAAAAGAGCAAGGCGCACCACGGCACGGACAAGGAACAGGAGCATCACGCGGAACAGGAAAATCCCGCGATCTATCCGCTGACCGTTCCAATCCTTCTGGGGCCGGGGTCGATTTCCACCATGATCATCTTCCGCGGCCAGGTGACGGGATTTCAGCAGGAGATCGCCTATATCGCGGGAATTGCCGCGGCCATTGGCCTTCTGGTCGCAACCTTCTTCGCTGCGCCGTTTTTGTCACGCTTTCTCGGCCAGACCGCAACCAGCGTGATGAGCCGCCTGATGGGCATGATTCTCGCGGCGATTGCCATGGAAATGATGGCCGGCAGCCTCAAAGCCCTGTTGCCCGGACTGGCTTAA
- the def gene encoding peptide deformylase, whose translation MTKRPIITIPDPVLRQVCAPVETVDDGIRALADDMLETMYEAPGIGLAASQIGILKRLFVLDVAKEDAPKQPMVFINPKIVWASEDTSVYQEGCLSIPEYFEDVERPAEVTVQFQNREGAEQELKADGLLATCIQHELDHLNGKLFIDYLSKLKRDRVVKKFTKQAKQAGIL comes from the coding sequence ATGACAAAACGCCCGATCATCACCATTCCTGACCCGGTTCTCCGGCAGGTCTGCGCGCCGGTCGAAACCGTCGACGACGGGATTCGTGCGCTTGCGGACGACATGCTGGAAACCATGTACGAGGCCCCCGGCATCGGCCTTGCGGCCAGCCAGATAGGCATCCTGAAACGCCTCTTCGTTCTGGACGTTGCCAAGGAAGACGCGCCGAAGCAGCCGATGGTCTTCATCAACCCGAAGATCGTCTGGGCGAGCGAGGACACATCCGTCTATCAGGAAGGCTGCCTGTCGATCCCGGAATATTTCGAGGACGTGGAACGCCCGGCGGAAGTAACCGTGCAGTTCCAGAACCGGGAAGGCGCGGAGCAGGAGTTGAAGGCCGACGGCCTTCTTGCCACCTGCATTCAGCACGAGCTTGACCATCTCAACGGGAAACTGTTCATTGACTACCTGTCGAAGCTGAAACGCGACCGGGTGGTCAAGAAGTTCACCAAGCAGGCGAAACAGGCGGGCATCCTGTAA
- a CDS encoding DNA recombination protein RmuC, with amino-acid sequence MNEILFDLSGRPVTVLETAIAGGLMLLVLIFWLVLKTVREIRLRAETDTAAAERIHELESHLSQLLKSQGEMTGRMQTMAEVFGSRQSDMMRSVNERLDGMGHKLGLSMSDTSKQTQESLRHLHERLAIIDRAQRTITDLSGQVGQLQAILSNKQTRGAFGQGRMEAIIQDQMAPSTYSFQGVLSNNSRPDCLIHLPNGAPSLAIDAKFPLEAFNLLRNAESDDQLKYAQAQFRKDFSKHIQDISEKYLLPGETQDTAFLFVPSESVFAELNEKFEDLVQKSHRARVVIVSPSLLMLSIQVIQSVLRDAKMREQAHLIQAEVGHLISDVSRLNDRVGKLQSHFTQANKDIDQILISTDKISKRSRKIEDLELGELEGSREEGSQAEEPLPLASKA; translated from the coding sequence ATGAACGAGATCCTGTTTGACTTGAGCGGCCGTCCGGTGACGGTTCTGGAAACCGCAATTGCGGGCGGGCTGATGCTGCTCGTGCTGATTTTCTGGCTGGTGCTGAAAACCGTCCGCGAAATCCGGCTGCGCGCGGAAACCGATACGGCGGCGGCGGAACGCATTCACGAGCTGGAAAGCCATCTGTCCCAGCTTCTGAAATCCCAGGGCGAAATGACCGGGCGGATGCAGACCATGGCGGAAGTCTTCGGGTCCCGGCAATCCGACATGATGCGCTCGGTCAACGAGCGCCTGGACGGCATGGGCCACAAGCTCGGCCTGTCCATGTCCGATACCAGCAAGCAGACCCAGGAGAGCCTGCGCCACCTGCATGAACGGCTGGCCATTATCGACCGGGCGCAGCGCACGATAACCGACCTTTCCGGCCAGGTGGGCCAGCTCCAGGCAATCCTTTCCAACAAACAGACCCGCGGCGCCTTCGGCCAGGGGCGGATGGAAGCGATCATCCAGGACCAGATGGCGCCGAGCACCTATTCCTTTCAAGGGGTGCTATCCAACAACAGCCGGCCGGACTGCCTGATTCACCTTCCCAACGGCGCGCCCTCGCTTGCGATTGACGCCAAGTTTCCCCTGGAAGCCTTCAACCTGCTGCGCAACGCGGAATCGGACGACCAGCTGAAATACGCCCAGGCTCAGTTCCGCAAGGACTTCAGCAAGCATATCCAGGATATAAGCGAGAAATACCTTCTTCCCGGAGAGACGCAGGACACGGCATTCCTGTTCGTGCCGTCGGAAAGCGTCTTTGCGGAGCTGAACGAAAAGTTCGAGGACCTGGTGCAGAAGTCGCATCGGGCGCGGGTCGTCATCGTTTCACCCTCCCTGTTGATGCTTTCCATCCAGGTGATCCAGTCCGTGCTGCGCGATGCCAAGATGCGCGAGCAGGCGCACCTCATCCAGGCAGAGGTCGGCCATCTGATCTCCGACGTCAGCCGGCTCAACGACCGTGTCGGCAAACTGCAGTCCCATTTCACGCAGGCCAACAAGGACATCGACCAGATCCTGATCTCCACCGACAAGATCTCCAAGCGCAGCCGCAAGATCGAGGATCTGGAGCTTGGCGAGCTCGAAGGATCTCGCGAAGAAGGGTCCCAGGCGGAGGAGCCGCTGCCGCTGGCATCGAAGGCCTGA
- a CDS encoding NlpC/P60 family protein has product MSQSLDRRRHPVRADLAAIDYEGRAEAARFVEGEVFQVIADRLPIRPEPRADRSIDTEALRGEWLTVYEQTPEGWAWGQLDTDGYVGWFSSGGLGPVTAATHRVRALRTYRYPVPDLKFPPLDLLSLGSKVTVTGETETRGLTYAILNDGSAVAARHLVPVETREEDWVLVAEELLGTPYLWGGRSSIGLDCSALVQLAAQTGGIDVPRDSDMQEAEAGEEIPHDDPSALKRGDLLFWKGHVGIIAGANKLVHANGFTMTVAHEPLDRAIERIAASEWGAITRARRLKAPA; this is encoded by the coding sequence ATGTCCCAATCCCTTGACCGCCGCCGCCATCCGGTTCGTGCCGATCTTGCCGCCATCGACTATGAAGGCCGGGCAGAGGCCGCACGGTTTGTGGAGGGCGAAGTGTTTCAGGTGATCGCCGACCGCCTGCCGATCCGCCCGGAACCGCGCGCCGACAGGTCGATCGACACGGAAGCCTTGCGCGGCGAATGGCTGACCGTCTACGAGCAAACGCCGGAAGGCTGGGCCTGGGGGCAACTGGATACCGACGGATATGTCGGCTGGTTCTCCTCGGGCGGGCTGGGTCCGGTAACGGCGGCGACCCACCGGGTGCGCGCACTGCGCACGTACCGTTATCCGGTGCCGGATCTGAAATTCCCGCCGCTCGACCTGTTGTCCCTGGGGTCCAAGGTCACCGTCACGGGCGAGACGGAGACCCGCGGCCTGACATACGCAATTCTCAACGATGGATCCGCCGTGGCCGCCAGGCATCTCGTACCGGTCGAAACCCGGGAAGAGGACTGGGTCCTGGTTGCGGAAGAACTGCTCGGAACGCCTTATCTCTGGGGCGGGCGTTCAAGCATTGGCCTGGATTGTTCCGCCCTGGTCCAGCTTGCCGCCCAGACAGGCGGGATCGATGTGCCGCGGGACAGCGACATGCAGGAGGCGGAGGCCGGCGAGGAGATACCCCATGACGATCCATCCGCGTTGAAACGGGGCGATCTGCTTTTCTGGAAGGGCCATGTCGGCATCATCGCCGGAGCGAACAAGCTGGTACACGCCAACGGTTTCACCATGACCGTCGCCCATGAACCGCTTGATCGGGCGATCGAGCGGATTGCCGCGAGCGAATGGGGCGCAATCACAAGGGCGCGGCGGTTGAAAGCGCCAGCCTAG
- a CDS encoding MarR family transcriptional regulator — translation MAVEMRASQALKLMHEVNLALVRDSDQDLSARQMTILLTVYLEPPPHTVRGLAAKLNVTKPAITRALDTLGSLRLLSRKRDEADKRNVIITRTVDGALYLEQLGDLVAKKAGELPR, via the coding sequence ATGGCTGTCGAAATGCGCGCCTCTCAGGCGCTGAAACTGATGCATGAGGTGAATCTGGCACTGGTGCGCGACAGCGATCAGGATCTGTCCGCGCGCCAGATGACGATTCTCCTGACGGTTTATCTGGAGCCGCCCCCTCACACGGTCCGCGGTCTCGCCGCCAAACTGAACGTCACCAAGCCGGCCATCACCCGGGCGCTTGACACGCTCGGCAGTCTGCGGCTCCTGTCGCGCAAGCGCGACGAAGCCGACAAACGCAACGTGATCATCACCCGCACGGTTGATGGTGCGCTGTATCTGGAGCAGCTTGGCGATCTCGTGGCCAAGAAGGCCGGGGAACTGCCGCGTTGA
- a CDS encoding leucyl aminopeptidase family protein, which yields MRECLVRKSGVSDSTPIFAVTEATLAEVLSGLGGAAKNWCDINEFTGKPSTYQLVPGVSGAAVLFGVEDDGLPQPFALGSLATALPAGDYHLADRFPDQAQAALGFALSAYVFDRYLAPGDNKDKKRRLAVGDDVDLDRLAIILDGVRLARDLINTPANDLGPEELAAEIENLFAAHGGSGAIITGDDLLDRNFPMVHAVGRASSRAPRLADFSWGRESDPKITLVGKGVIFDTGGLNLKPGSSMALMKKDMGGAANVLGLASMIMAAGLPVRLRVIVPCVENAVSGSAFRPGDILASRKGLSVEIGNTDAEGRLVLADALALADEESPELLVDMATLTGAARVALGPDLPPYYTNDEELAEDIAVMAEAASDPLWRLPLWQPYMKYLDSKVADINHINTSGAGFAGSVTAALFLSRFVENAQSWVHFDIFGWTPIEKPGKPAGGEAQGIRCLFDLVSERFKA from the coding sequence GTGCGTGAGTGCCTGGTCCGCAAAAGCGGCGTATCCGATTCCACTCCCATTTTTGCCGTCACTGAAGCCACTCTGGCGGAGGTCCTCTCCGGCCTTGGAGGCGCGGCGAAAAACTGGTGCGACATAAACGAGTTCACGGGCAAGCCCTCGACCTACCAGCTTGTCCCCGGCGTGAGCGGGGCCGCGGTGCTTTTCGGGGTCGAAGACGACGGCCTGCCGCAGCCCTTTGCGCTCGGCAGCCTTGCGACCGCCCTGCCGGCCGGGGACTACCACCTGGCGGACAGGTTTCCGGATCAGGCGCAGGCAGCGCTCGGGTTTGCGCTCTCTGCCTATGTCTTCGACCGCTATCTCGCCCCAGGAGACAACAAAGACAAGAAGCGCCGGCTTGCCGTCGGCGATGATGTCGACCTGGACAGGCTCGCAATCATTCTGGACGGTGTCAGGCTCGCCCGGGATCTCATCAATACGCCGGCAAACGACCTTGGTCCGGAGGAACTGGCTGCAGAGATTGAAAACCTCTTCGCGGCCCATGGCGGCAGCGGAGCGATCATTACCGGCGATGATCTGCTCGACCGCAACTTTCCGATGGTTCATGCGGTCGGCCGGGCGAGTTCGCGCGCGCCCCGACTGGCCGATTTTTCCTGGGGCAGGGAAAGCGATCCGAAAATCACCCTGGTCGGCAAGGGCGTGATCTTCGACACCGGCGGTCTCAACCTGAAGCCCGGCTCGTCCATGGCGCTCATGAAGAAGGACATGGGCGGCGCGGCCAATGTTCTGGGCCTTGCCTCGATGATCATGGCGGCCGGATTGCCGGTGCGCCTCCGGGTGATCGTCCCGTGCGTCGAAAACGCCGTCTCCGGCAGCGCCTTCCGTCCGGGAGACATTCTGGCCAGCCGAAAGGGGCTGAGTGTCGAAATCGGCAACACGGATGCTGAAGGGCGGCTGGTGCTGGCCGATGCGCTTGCCCTGGCCGATGAAGAAAGCCCGGAGTTGCTGGTCGACATGGCGACCCTGACGGGCGCAGCCCGTGTCGCCCTCGGGCCGGATCTGCCACCCTATTACACCAACGACGAGGAACTGGCCGAAGACATTGCCGTGATGGCCGAAGCCGCCAGCGATCCGCTGTGGCGCCTGCCGCTCTGGCAGCCCTATATGAAATATCTCGACAGCAAGGTGGCGGACATCAACCATATCAACACGTCCGGCGCAGGGTTTGCCGGATCCGTCACGGCCGCCCTGTTCCTGTCCCGCTTTGTCGAGAATGCGCAGAGCTGGGTCCATTTCGACATTTTCGGCTGGACGCCCATCGAAAAGCCCGGCAAACCGGCCGGCGGCGAGGCACAGGGGATCCGCTGCCTGTTCGACCTGGTTTCGGAGCGTTTCAAGGCGTAA
- a CDS encoding tetratricopeptide repeat protein, which translates to MLKMQAPGTRSVSRRNRLASTLMAVTALALVTGCASNKSNTGTHSPAYNTNYTAPGSREALAEISKWSKAYENDRKNRTAILGYANALTQNGQMPQAMAVLRAGVISHSKDREIASAYGKVLAMNGRFEEAVNVLQRAQQPDLPDWRLMSAEAAIYDQVGDHPKARSLYKQALKIAPEEPSLLNNLGLSYLLSNELPDAEYTLRQAASLPGADSRVRQNLALVLGIQGKYDEAIQVAQAELDPQQAKANIAYLQAMMQNRQG; encoded by the coding sequence ATGTTGAAGATGCAAGCCCCCGGAACCCGTTCTGTCTCAAGACGCAACCGTCTCGCCTCGACGCTGATGGCCGTGACCGCGCTTGCTCTTGTCACAGGCTGCGCATCCAACAAATCCAATACCGGAACCCACTCGCCGGCCTACAACACCAATTACACGGCGCCCGGGTCCCGCGAAGCTCTCGCGGAGATCTCCAAATGGTCGAAAGCCTATGAGAACGACCGCAAGAATCGCACGGCCATTCTCGGCTACGCCAATGCGCTGACCCAGAATGGACAGATGCCGCAGGCGATGGCCGTCTTGCGGGCCGGCGTGATCTCACATTCCAAAGACCGGGAAATCGCATCAGCCTACGGCAAGGTGCTTGCCATGAACGGCCGTTTCGAAGAGGCCGTCAACGTCCTTCAGCGCGCCCAGCAGCCGGATCTGCCGGACTGGAGGCTGATGTCGGCGGAGGCGGCGATCTACGATCAGGTCGGCGATCATCCGAAGGCGCGCAGCCTCTACAAGCAGGCTCTCAAGATCGCCCCCGAGGAGCCGTCGCTTCTCAACAATCTCGGCCTGTCCTATCTCCTGTCCAACGAACTGCCGGATGCCGAATACACATTGCGGCAGGCGGCTAGCCTGCCGGGCGCCGACAGCCGCGTGCGCCAGAACCTCGCTCTCGTTCTGGGCATTCAGGGCAAGTATGACGAAGCGATCCAGGTGGCTCAGGCGGAGCTCGATCCTCAGCAGGCGAAGGCCAACATCGCCTATCTGCAAGCGATGATGCAAAACCGCCAGGGCTGA
- a CDS encoding type II secretion system F family protein: MDFETLASGQFVAAFLAMVAVTGTIYSLVMPLLSRDALKTRMKSVALERDKIRAKERARLQTSQSDARASLRNQPKAQMKSFVDRLNLKEILSDETTVERLRMAGYRGTAPLYYFLTARIALPGIILLVSLFYAFAILPSSLPALTKISICIALSGLGAFMPNIYLKNKIDNRKLVIQRAWPDALDLMLICVESGMSIEGAFQRVAEEVGVQSVELAEEISLTTAELSYLSERRTAYENLAKRTGVDGVKNVMMALIQAERYGTPVGSALRTMADDTRSQRMQMAEEKAASLPPKLTVPMILFFLPVLFFVIMGPAVMQVIDAFGSQ; the protein is encoded by the coding sequence ATGGACTTCGAAACACTCGCATCGGGCCAGTTCGTCGCCGCCTTCCTTGCCATGGTTGCCGTCACTGGAACAATCTATTCCCTGGTCATGCCGCTGTTGTCGCGCGACGCTCTCAAGACGCGCATGAAGTCCGTCGCGCTGGAACGCGACAAGATCCGGGCGAAGGAAAGGGCACGGTTGCAGACCAGCCAGTCCGATGCCAGGGCGTCCTTGCGCAATCAACCCAAAGCGCAGATGAAGAGCTTCGTCGATCGGCTCAACCTGAAGGAAATACTGTCGGACGAGACAACGGTCGAACGTCTGCGCATGGCCGGCTACCGTGGCACGGCACCGCTCTACTACTTTCTGACGGCGCGGATTGCCTTGCCGGGAATCATCCTGTTGGTCAGCCTTTTCTACGCCTTCGCGATTCTGCCTTCGTCACTGCCTGCCCTGACAAAAATCAGCATTTGCATTGCGCTTTCCGGCCTTGGGGCGTTCATGCCGAATATTTACCTCAAGAACAAGATCGATAATCGCAAGCTTGTCATTCAGCGGGCCTGGCCGGACGCGCTGGATCTGATGCTGATCTGCGTCGAATCGGGCATGTCCATTGAAGGAGCTTTTCAAAGGGTTGCGGAAGAAGTGGGTGTCCAGTCGGTTGAACTGGCGGAGGAAATTTCCCTGACGACGGCGGAGCTCTCCTACCTGAGCGAGCGTCGGACCGCATACGAAAACCTGGCCAAGCGGACGGGCGTCGACGGCGTGAAGAACGTAATGATGGCGCTCATTCAGGCCGAGCGCTACGGTACGCCCGTCGGCTCCGCGCTCCGCACCATGGCCGACGACACCCGCTCGCAGCGCATGCAGATGGCGGAGGAAAAGGCCGCTTCGTTGCCGCCAAAGCTGACCGTCCCAATGATCCTGTTCTTCCTGCCGGTGCTGTTCTTCGTCATCATGGGTCCTGCCGTCATGCAGGTGATCGACGCGTTCGGATCCCAATAA